Proteins encoded within one genomic window of Streptomyces sp. NBC_01314:
- a CDS encoding GntR family transcriptional regulator, whose product MTVDLEGPEPLYEQIAVILGARIADGTYPPRRRVPSEAAICDEFSVSRPTARSALQLLSQRGLIVTVRGKGSFVMEHTNPSTAEDSESTG is encoded by the coding sequence ATGACTGTAGACCTTGAAGGACCTGAGCCGCTGTACGAGCAAATCGCCGTCATACTCGGCGCGCGCATCGCTGACGGCACATATCCGCCCCGTCGCCGGGTCCCCTCCGAGGCGGCCATCTGCGACGAGTTCAGCGTCTCGCGCCCGACCGCACGATCCGCCCTTCAGCTCCTGAGTCAGCGCGGCCTGATCGTCACTGTGCGCGGGAAGGGGTCGTTCGTCATGGAACACACGAACCCGAGCACGGCCGAAGACAGCGAATCCACCGGCTGA
- a CDS encoding serine/threonine protein kinase, with amino-acid sequence MEKLGGGQSAGSHPLLGLERIDGPVAECLARIGEVFRVFEKQDSGCVAYGVRLPDRDERWFVKTAVEGVGARSLERAWAFHRAVRHPVIVPQVHRIAVRDGRPAVVMPWRDGEVLYHPAERGSGDRTGPGSPMARFRALPLARVEAAFARVLDAHLAVEAAGHVAVDLYDGALLYDFAAHEMYLVDLDEYRPGPFVLDAERLPGSTRFMAPEEFERGSTIDLRTTVHVLGRTAPHGCCWTRGTRSVPGGVLRPNWPYWSGPRIPIPVNASRAYGSSRTRG; translated from the coding sequence ATGGAGAAGCTTGGTGGAGGGCAAAGCGCGGGCAGCCACCCGCTGTTGGGCCTGGAACGGATCGACGGCCCGGTGGCGGAGTGTCTGGCCCGGATCGGGGAGGTCTTCCGGGTCTTCGAGAAGCAGGACTCGGGGTGTGTGGCGTACGGGGTGCGATTGCCCGACCGTGATGAGCGGTGGTTCGTGAAGACCGCGGTCGAGGGGGTGGGGGCGCGGTCGCTGGAGCGGGCGTGGGCTTTTCACCGTGCCGTGCGGCACCCGGTGATCGTCCCGCAGGTGCACCGCATCGCCGTGCGGGACGGGCGGCCGGCCGTGGTCATGCCCTGGCGGGACGGGGAGGTGCTGTACCACCCCGCCGAGCGTGGCAGCGGGGACCGTACGGGCCCCGGCAGTCCGATGGCGCGCTTCCGGGCCCTGCCCCTCGCCCGGGTCGAAGCGGCCTTCGCCCGTGTCCTCGACGCCCACCTCGCCGTAGAGGCGGCCGGACACGTCGCCGTGGATCTCTACGACGGTGCCCTGCTGTACGACTTCGCGGCGCACGAGATGTATTTGGTCGACCTCGACGAGTACCGGCCCGGCCCCTTCGTGCTGGACGCCGAGCGGCTGCCGGGCTCCACCCGTTTCATGGCGCCGGAGGAGTTCGAGCGAGGTTCCACGATCGACCTGCGCACCACGGTCCACGTACTGGGCCGCACCGCACCGCACGGCTGTTGCTGGACGCGGGGGACGAGGAGCGTGCCTGGCGGGGTACTGCGGCCCAACTGGCCGTACTGGAGCGGGCCACGCATCCCGATCCCGGTGAACGCTTCGCGAGCGTACGGGAGTTCGCGGACGCGTGGCTGA
- the orn gene encoding oligoribonuclease, with product MNDRMVWIDCEMTGLSLSDDALIEVAALVTDSELNVLGEGVDIVVRPPDSALETMPEVVRAMHTASGLLDALPGGTTLADAEAQVLAYVREHVKEPGKAPLCGNSVGTDRGFLLRDMPTLEDYLHYRIVDVSSVKELARRWYPRAYFNSPQKNGNHRALADIRESIAELRYYREAIFVPHPGPDSDTARTIAAKHVLPAL from the coding sequence ATGAACGATCGCATGGTGTGGATCGACTGCGAGATGACCGGCCTCTCGCTGTCCGACGACGCGCTCATCGAGGTGGCCGCCCTCGTCACCGACTCCGAGCTCAACGTGCTCGGCGAAGGTGTCGACATCGTCGTCCGCCCGCCGGACTCGGCACTGGAGACCATGCCGGAGGTGGTGCGCGCGATGCACACCGCGTCCGGCCTGCTCGACGCGCTGCCCGGCGGCACGACGCTGGCGGACGCCGAGGCGCAGGTCCTGGCATACGTACGGGAGCACGTGAAGGAACCGGGCAAGGCCCCCCTGTGCGGCAACTCGGTGGGCACCGACCGCGGCTTCCTGCTCCGGGACATGCCCACGCTGGAGGACTACCTCCACTACCGCATCGTGGATGTCTCCTCGGTCAAGGAGCTGGCCCGCCGCTGGTACCCGAGGGCGTACTTCAACAGCCCCCAGAAGAACGGCAACCACCGCGCTCTCGCCGACATCCGCGAATCCATCGCCGAGCTGCGCTACTACCGCGAGGCGATCTTCGTCCCGCACCCCGGCCCCGACTCGGACACGGCCCGCACGATCGCCGCGAAGCACGTCCTGCCCGCGCTGTAG
- a CDS encoding helix-turn-helix domain-containing protein, protein MSHDSTAAPEAAARKLSGRRRKEIVAVLLFSGGPIFESSIPLSVFGIDRQDAGVPRYRLLVCAGEDGPLRTTGGLELTAPNGLEAISRAGTVVVPAWRSITSPPPEDALDALRRAHEEGARIVGLCTGAFVLAAAGLLDGRPATTHWMYAPTLAKRYPSVHVDPRELFVDDGDVLTSAGTAAGIDLCLHIVRTDHGNEAAGALARRLVVPPRRSGGQERYLDRSLPEEIGADPLAEVVAWALEHLHEQFDVETLAARAYMSRRTFDRRFRSLTGSAPLQWLITQRVLQAQRLLETSDYSVDEVAGRCGFRSPVALRGHFRRQLGSSPAAYRAAYRARRPQGEKHSDHHHDGPHGVPGPSPVSPEHAPVPLQARRTAAASALAPSASLSTEGAKPELYATGRLPGQRSAP, encoded by the coding sequence ATGAGCCACGACTCCACCGCCGCGCCGGAAGCCGCGGCCCGGAAGCTGTCCGGGCGACGCCGCAAGGAGATCGTCGCGGTGCTGCTGTTCAGCGGCGGCCCCATCTTCGAGAGTTCCATACCACTGTCGGTGTTCGGGATCGACCGCCAGGACGCCGGCGTACCGCGCTACCGCCTGCTGGTGTGCGCGGGCGAGGACGGCCCGCTGCGGACCACGGGGGGCCTGGAACTCACCGCACCGAACGGCCTTGAGGCGATCTCGCGGGCGGGCACGGTGGTCGTGCCCGCATGGCGTTCGATCACCTCACCGCCGCCGGAGGATGCGCTCGACGCACTGCGCCGAGCGCACGAAGAGGGGGCCCGCATAGTCGGGCTGTGCACCGGCGCCTTCGTGCTGGCCGCCGCCGGCCTGCTGGACGGCAGGCCCGCGACGACACACTGGATGTACGCGCCGACGCTGGCCAAGCGCTATCCGTCCGTACACGTCGACCCACGAGAACTCTTCGTGGACGACGGCGACGTACTGACGTCGGCCGGCACCGCGGCCGGAATCGATCTATGTCTGCACATCGTGCGGACCGACCACGGGAACGAGGCGGCCGGCGCGCTGGCCCGTCGTCTCGTCGTCCCACCGCGTCGATCGGGCGGCCAGGAGCGCTACCTCGATCGATCTTTACCAGAGGAGATCGGCGCCGACCCGCTCGCCGAGGTCGTCGCCTGGGCACTGGAGCACCTCCACGAGCAGTTCGACGTGGAGACGCTCGCGGCACGGGCGTACATGAGCCGTCGTACGTTCGACCGCCGGTTCCGCTCGCTCACCGGGAGCGCTCCCCTGCAGTGGCTGATCACCCAGCGCGTACTGCAGGCGCAGCGCCTCCTGGAGACATCGGACTACTCGGTGGACGAGGTCGCGGGGCGTTGCGGCTTCCGTTCGCCGGTGGCGCTGCGCGGGCACTTCCGGCGACAGCTGGGCTCGTCCCCGGCGGCGTACCGGGCGGCGTACCGGGCCCGGCGTCCGCAGGGTGAGAAGCACAGCGATCACCACCACGACGGCCCGCACGGCGTCCCGGGGCCCTCCCCGGTGTCGCCGGAGCACGCCCCGGTGCCGCTCCAGGCCCGGCGCACGGCCGCGGCGAGCGCCCTGGCGCCGTCGGCGTCCCTCTCCACGGAGGGCGCCAAGCCCGAGCTGTACGCGACGGGCCGCCTGCCGGGCCAGCGCAGCGCGCCGTAG
- a CDS encoding universal stress protein, whose product MAGQEFFESADRKRWPVADHTAAEPLAAEETRPSCDPAFKHGVVVGFDGSTSSERALAYAVGMARRSGSGLIIVHVANRLPTTVWAGCEPPVFVDVPDHRTEVLGLELACADYLAEVPWILVERGGDICHELEEVGREYEADAIVVGSTHGLVGRLFGSVAGRLAKRAQRPVIVIP is encoded by the coding sequence ATGGCCGGTCAAGAATTCTTCGAATCCGCGGACCGCAAGCGGTGGCCCGTCGCCGATCACACGGCGGCCGAGCCCCTTGCGGCGGAAGAGACACGCCCTTCCTGCGATCCTGCCTTCAAGCACGGCGTCGTCGTCGGCTTCGACGGTTCGACGTCCAGTGAGCGCGCCCTCGCGTACGCCGTCGGCATGGCCCGCCGCTCCGGCTCGGGCCTGATCATCGTGCATGTCGCCAACCGGCTGCCCACGACCGTGTGGGCCGGCTGCGAGCCACCCGTGTTCGTCGACGTTCCCGACCACCGGACCGAGGTCCTCGGGCTGGAGCTCGCCTGCGCCGATTATCTGGCCGAGGTGCCCTGGATCCTCGTCGAGCGAGGCGGCGACATCTGCCACGAACTCGAAGAGGTGGGCCGGGAGTACGAGGCCGACGCGATCGTCGTCGGGTCCACGCACGGGCTCGTCGGCCGGCTCTTCGGGTCGGTCGCGGGGCGGCTCGCCAAGCGGGCGCAGCGGCCGGTCATCGTCATTCCGTGA
- the glmS gene encoding glutamine--fructose-6-phosphate transaminase (isomerizing) has translation MCGIVGYIGKRDVAPLLLEGLQRLEYRGYDSAGIVVTSPKTAGLKMVKAKGRVRDLEAKVPARFKGTTGIAHTRWATHGAPSDVNAHPHMSGDNKVAVVHNGIIDNASDLRKKLEADGVEFLSETDTEVLTHLIARSQATTLEEKVRQAVRIVEGTYGIAVMHADFNDRIVVARNGSPVVLGIGEKEMFVASDIAALVTHTRQIVTLDDGEMATLKADDFRTYTTEGTRTTAEPTTVEWEAASYDMGGHDTYMHKEIHEQADAVDRVLRGRIDDRFSTVHLGGLNLDAREARQIRRVKILGCGTSYHAGMIGAQMIEELARIPADAEPASEFRYRNAVVDPDTLYIAVSQSGETYDVLAAVQELKRKGARVLGVVNVVGSAIAREADGGIYVHAGPEVCVVSTKCFTNTTVAFALLALHLGRTRDLSVRDGKRIIAGLRKLPAQISEMLEQEEEIKKLAQGYAEARSMLFIGRVRGYPVAREASLKLKEVSYIHAEAYPASELKHGPLALIEPALPTVAIVPDDDLLEKNRAALEEIKARSGKILAVAHRDQEKADQTIIVPKNEDELDPILMGIPLQLLAYHTALALGRDIDKPRNLAKSVTVE, from the coding sequence ATGTGCGGGATTGTCGGTTACATCGGCAAGCGCGATGTGGCGCCGCTGCTCCTTGAGGGCCTGCAGCGCCTGGAGTACCGGGGCTACGACTCGGCGGGCATAGTCGTCACCTCGCCCAAGACGGCCGGCCTGAAGATGGTCAAGGCCAAGGGCCGGGTCCGTGACCTGGAGGCCAAGGTCCCGGCGCGCTTCAAGGGCACCACCGGCATCGCCCACACCCGCTGGGCCACCCACGGCGCCCCGTCCGACGTCAACGCGCACCCGCACATGTCGGGCGACAACAAGGTCGCCGTCGTCCACAACGGCATCATCGACAACGCCTCCGACCTGCGGAAGAAGCTCGAAGCGGACGGCGTCGAGTTCCTGTCCGAGACGGACACCGAGGTCCTCACCCACCTCATCGCCCGCTCCCAGGCCACCACCCTGGAGGAGAAGGTCCGCCAGGCGGTCCGCATCGTCGAGGGCACGTACGGCATCGCCGTCATGCACGCCGACTTCAACGACCGTATCGTCGTGGCCCGCAACGGCTCCCCGGTCGTCCTCGGCATCGGCGAGAAGGAGATGTTCGTCGCCTCGGACATAGCCGCTCTGGTCACCCACACCCGCCAGATCGTCACCCTGGACGACGGCGAGATGGCCACCCTCAAGGCCGACGACTTCCGCACGTACACCACGGAGGGCACCCGCACCACGGCGGAGCCCACCACCGTGGAGTGGGAGGCCGCCTCGTACGACATGGGCGGCCACGACACGTACATGCACAAGGAGATCCACGAGCAGGCCGACGCCGTGGACCGCGTGCTGCGCGGCCGCATCGACGACCGCTTCTCCACCGTGCACCTCGGCGGCCTCAACCTGGACGCCCGCGAGGCGCGCCAGATCCGCCGCGTGAAGATCCTCGGCTGCGGCACCTCGTACCACGCGGGCATGATCGGCGCCCAGATGATCGAGGAGCTGGCCCGTATCCCCGCGGACGCCGAGCCGGCGTCGGAGTTCCGCTACCGCAACGCGGTCGTCGACCCCGACACCCTCTACATCGCCGTCTCCCAGTCCGGCGAGACGTACGACGTGCTGGCGGCCGTGCAGGAGCTGAAGCGCAAGGGCGCCCGCGTCCTCGGCGTCGTGAACGTCGTCGGCTCGGCGATCGCCCGTGAGGCGGACGGCGGCATCTACGTCCACGCCGGCCCCGAGGTCTGCGTCGTCTCCACGAAGTGCTTCACCAACACCACGGTGGCCTTCGCGCTCCTCGCCCTGCACCTGGGCCGCACCCGCGACCTCTCCGTCCGCGACGGCAAGCGGATCATCGCGGGCCTGCGCAAGCTCCCCGCCCAGATCTCCGAGATGCTGGAGCAGGAGGAGGAGATCAAGAAGCTGGCCCAGGGGTACGCCGAGGCCCGCTCGATGCTCTTCATCGGCCGCGTCCGGGGCTACCCGGTGGCCCGCGAGGCCTCCCTGAAGCTCAAGGAGGTCTCCTACATCCACGCCGAGGCCTACCCCGCCTCCGAGCTCAAGCACGGCCCGCTGGCCCTCATCGAGCCCGCCCTCCCGACGGTCGCCATCGTCCCCGACGACGACCTCCTGGAGAAGAACCGCGCCGCCCTGGAGGAGATCAAGGCCCGCAGCGGCAAGATCCTCGCCGTGGCCCACCGCGACCAGGAGAAGGCCGACCAGACGATCATCGTCCCCAAGAACGAGGACGAACTCGACCCGATCCTCATGGGCATCCCCCTCCAACTCCTCGCCTACCACACGGCGTTGGCCCTGGGCCGCGACATCGACAAGCCCAGGAACCTCGCGAAGTCGGTCACGGTCGAATAG